A stretch of the Pseudomonas helvetica genome encodes the following:
- the flgG gene encoding flagellar basal-body rod protein FlgG, translated as MLPALWVAKTGLSAQDTNLTTISNNLANVSTTGFKRDRAEFQDLLYQIKRQPGAQSTQDSALPSGLQLGTGVRIVGTQKNFTAGSLQTTDQPLDMAVDGRGFFQILQPDGTTAYTRDGTFHLDSNGQIVNASGFALEPAIVIPNNAQTFTVGRDGTVSITVPGAAAAQVIGNLQTADFINPAGLQAMGNNLFQETAASGAPQIGTPGLNGFGTTLQNTLETSNVSTVEEMVNMITTQRAYEMNSKVISTADQMLSFVTQNL; from the coding sequence ATGCTTCCGGCTCTATGGGTTGCCAAAACAGGTCTGTCCGCCCAGGACACCAACCTGACGACTATTTCCAACAACCTGGCAAACGTATCGACCACGGGTTTCAAGCGTGACCGTGCCGAGTTCCAGGACTTGTTGTACCAGATCAAGCGTCAGCCAGGCGCCCAGTCGACCCAGGACAGCGCACTGCCGTCGGGTCTGCAATTGGGTACCGGTGTGCGCATTGTCGGCACTCAGAAAAACTTCACCGCCGGTAGCCTGCAAACCACCGACCAACCGCTGGACATGGCGGTCGACGGTCGCGGTTTCTTCCAGATCCTGCAGCCGGATGGCACCACCGCCTACACCCGTGACGGTACGTTCCACCTGGACTCCAATGGCCAGATCGTCAACGCCAGCGGCTTTGCCCTGGAACCGGCCATCGTCATTCCGAACAATGCACAGACCTTCACCGTCGGTCGTGACGGCACCGTGTCGATCACCGTTCCAGGCGCTGCTGCCGCGCAAGTGATCGGCAACCTGCAAACCGCCGACTTCATCAACCCGGCCGGTCTGCAGGCGATGGGCAACAACCTGTTCCAGGAAACCGCCGCCAGTGGCGCGCCGCAAATCGGTACGCCGGGCCTGAACGGTTTTGGTACCACGCTGCAGAACACCCTGGAAACCTCCAACGTCAGCACCGTTGAAGAGATGGTCAACATGATCACCACTCAACGCGCTTACGAGATGAACTCCAAGGTGATTTCTACCGCCGACCAGATGCTCTCGTTCGTAACGCAGAATCTGTAA
- the flgH gene encoding flagellar basal body L-ring protein FlgH: MNRFVSVLALSGIAVLAGCVGPTPKPNDPYYAPVLPRTPLPAAANNGSIYQAGFEQNLYSDRKAFRVGDIITITLNEKTQASKNANSQVDKTSKAGIGLTSLFGGTPAANSPLSLGANYNGDRATKGDSKAGQGNSLVGSITVTVADVLPNGIIAVRGEKWMTLNTGDELVRIAGLVRADDIATDNTVPSTRIADARITYSGTGSFADASQPGWFDRFFLSPLFPF; encoded by the coding sequence ATGAATCGCTTTGTATCTGTTCTCGCATTGAGTGGGATCGCCGTGCTCGCGGGCTGCGTCGGTCCGACGCCGAAGCCCAATGACCCGTACTACGCGCCCGTGTTGCCTCGTACACCGCTGCCTGCAGCGGCGAACAACGGCTCGATCTATCAGGCCGGTTTCGAGCAGAACCTGTACAGCGACCGCAAGGCGTTCCGGGTCGGTGACATCATCACCATCACCCTGAACGAGAAGACCCAGGCCAGTAAAAACGCCAACTCCCAGGTGGACAAGACCAGCAAGGCCGGAATCGGTCTGACCTCGTTGTTTGGTGGCACCCCGGCCGCCAACAGTCCGCTGAGTCTGGGTGCCAATTACAACGGTGACCGCGCCACCAAGGGCGACAGCAAGGCAGGGCAGGGCAACAGTCTGGTCGGTTCGATCACCGTCACCGTTGCCGACGTGCTGCCCAACGGCATCATTGCCGTGCGTGGCGAGAAGTGGATGACCCTCAACACCGGTGATGAGCTGGTGCGCATTGCCGGTCTGGTCCGGGCAGACGATATCGCTACCGATAACACGGTGCCGTCGACGCGTATCGCTGATGCACGGATCACCTATTCGGGCACCGGTTCGTTTGCCGACGCGAGTCAGCCAGGCTGGTTCGACCGTTTCTTCCTAAGCCCGCTGTTCCCTTTCTAG